DNA sequence from the Poecile atricapillus isolate bPoeAtr1 chromosome 4, bPoeAtr1.hap1, whole genome shotgun sequence genome:
TGCTCAGAAACCTTCCCAGAAAAATCTAACCCTCCTCTCCAGCAAGGCCTCTAATTTCCTGCCAACTTACTGGGTTGTCAAGGTTGAGAGGGTGAATGGCTGAGGGTTTTTTACACTGTTAATTATGCAAATTAGGATGCACAAAACTTTCCTTGGACTCTGCTCATTCAGAAAAGACTCAAATgatctcatttattttaaatgctgaaaaGCCACGCTAAGCTGTGTGTGATTCAGCATTGCCTCCATGGCCTCTTGGCTGGCCTCAGCAAAAAGAATGGAATGACAAGAGAATTTCTCTGGAATCAAACTgcccctgagcagcctggtaACGCTGGGAAAACATGTGCTTTGTGATGCCAGGAACTCTTCTCTGCCACGAGTGACCTGGCTGTCTCCAGgccacagctctgcccttgcCCTGGGAAAAGGGCACAGAGGAAGCACTGgaacaaactggaaaaaaaaaatagagatttaACTGCTTTAAGTAAAGAAATCAATCATTACTGATGCACATTAAAAATGTCAGGTTAGTGCTGGACAAATACATTGTAGTGCCCTTGTTTATCTTCTTTGGTGGTTCAATCATTTCTATAATTTTCTCTTAGACCAGAAATAGACCTCAAGTTTAAAGGTGTTGGCTGTTGTGGTTTCAGGACAGTACAAGGCACTGTTTTTATTACATCTAATGACTTTGTAAATTAGCAGATTAAATTGTTCAGTAGATTTAGTCTTGGTGTATAAAATAGCCTCTTTTAATCTGAAATGTAATTGAATAGGAAGATATGCCCTTCATATCTTTCAAATAAGAACTTAGTGTTATTTTTTACCCATTATTTTCCAAGTAAAATGAACATAATTAAATTCTTAATTAGCTgaagcatatttttttatttaattttgttttaattcctcaCAGAATTCTATACTATCTGTTTGGGGAATTGCTGCCAAAACATTAGCATTTATCATAGCAGAAAACCCATTTAAATTGATTATTCAAGTGGCTAGTGGCCAGTCTGTATTTTTAATGGTCTTGCGAATGTTAAGGCCTGCGTGCTAAAGAAGTATCTTAAGAAGGTGGATTTGGGTGACAGAAAtacaaaagttttcattttttttcagtttaatgattttttttaattgttgacAGTGTATAAATGAGGTCATTTTTGTACATGGGAATTgcttatttctgaaaaaaaatgcaagttttaTGTAGGTAAGAACATTAGCAAGAAATTTTGTAGATGTaaaggtaaataaaaaatatattcacgTCCCTTAGGTTATATGAATCAttactaattattttaattaacgACTTAGTTAACCAATTCTAATTGGAAGGTGCTGGTGAAACACAAGCTGTTATCACTGGTTGTTTTGGTCCATAAGTACCAATTAATATTTCCTATTTCTAGGGCTAATTGCTTGAAAAGATATATTTAATTAAAGGAAACAACCCTGCAATTTGTCTGTATAGATCCTTTTCCCTTCCAATAGGCTTCTGCTCCTACTGAACATAATGGAGGAATGTATAGGTTCAGGCCAAAAATGGTGTCCTGTGCCTTTttcatttgtatatttttaatctCTGGTTGGCCAGTGTTCACCTAAATGTTATGTAGtattcctcttcttcttccagaGGAGTAATATAACCAAAAGATCCccaacaattttcttttttaggatGTTTGTAGCAATATTTCATCAGGAGAAAGCTCTAATGAGGAGTAAAGAACTATTAAAACCTAAATCCATGACTCAATTTCCATGATTACGCTAAAGGAAATGAAATTGTCAAATGTGATTACCTTTAAATTTTGAATGTAACAATAATTTTGCATGAGCAGAAGATTGTAATGTCTTTTCTTTGTGTATAATTAACACAATTAGAAGAAGTAGGGAGGAAGAGGTAGATGGAGTTTTAAGAGAtgaggacagaggaaaaaaaagcaaaatgagatGTATGAGGGACTCCTGGAAAAACTTGATTATGTCAGAGGATACTTTTTGGATATAGTGAGAAGAGAGGCTTGGCTTTAAGGGATGCTACATATCCAGGACAGCATTTGAGGAAAGCATAAATCATCATCTCTAAGGATTTATTGTCCTTTGaagagccctggcacagcaatTCTGTGGCCTCTGACACACCTGTTACCCTTTCATGAGCTGAGACGGAGCTGGCCCATAGAACACCGCGATTCTGGGTGAGGTCAGAAATTACTCTGTGCTCTCACAGGGGGTTGTCATTCAGGGGTTGTTGAAATTTCAGTTACTCCTTAAACCCTGTGTGATAATGGCAGCCAGAACTCTTGAGTATGGGAACAGAGAATAAATAGGTAATTGAAGGAAAATGACCTATTTTCACTTCACTGTGAACTTGAGTTTTTCCTTCTGCCCCTCATTTGCTGTTAGTTGGGTGAGCTTGAGAACAGCTGCTTTGCTAGGCCAGCCACTTCTTCatattttaatcttttatttttctgcatgttCTGCCTTATTGTTTTTTGTGCATGATTGTATACAGTTTACAGTAATTCTAGAGAAATACCAAACCATGTCTCCCACAGGCTGGAGATGCAAGGTCTTGAAAACATCTCCTTGTGGTGTTTCTCAGCAGGATCCATTTCACCACTATGAAATTATTGCAGGAAACCACAGCTTTTTGCCCGTGAATCCAAACAATAATATGTGATGAACACTCTGATAAAAGAACAGAGAGCTAAGGCTGGTAAAGCAAAGTCTGcagctatgaaaaacaaaaaatgtggttttcaaTATTTTGATTAGAATAATCATTTGCCCTGTGCCAAATACAGGACTAAGCAAAGAATCAGATGAAACCCAAGAACATCAGAGTGTTTGCAGTGCCAAAAGGTGCACGAGGAGATAATTCATTTCTGAATTGCTTGATTTAAAAGATACTTCCATCTTCATACCAGAAACTTGGCTTtatgtaaagaaaaatcttgccattttcaaagcagaaaaaataggAAGGAGACACAGGTGCTGTTTATTTTGAGATATGAAAGATATGGAAGGGTTATTTAGATTGATGGGAAAGCAAAACAAGCTTTTATCcaagaaaaggtatttttcctTGTCACACATGAAgggtttgttttgatttctccattaaaaccaaaaagacaGGGGACTTGTAGTGGTAGAACAAAATAAGTGATAGAGAGAACGTGATCTTGCTTCACATGAATTTTCATTGCGTAGAAGTGCAGGCAGTGACATCACTAAATCAGATTTGTTCAAAATTCCTGTTTCAGGTTTGTCTTTAATCTGATGTCAATAGTGTGCTTTCATTTGCCCTTTACCCATGTAATAGGCTAGTTAATATTTAAGTGTTCActtgttgttttttcccctacaGAAAGCTCCAAATCTGATTCCAAATCACTGTCTCGATTTTTGAcacaaagaaaagcagattttaaaaataacaaatgagCTTTCAGGAGTGTAAGAGTTGGGATGGTCTGAGAGGTGGGCTTTCCTTCTCCCATCTGAtgtgtgacttttttttccccctgacgTTTTAGACTTTTCCTGGTAAACCAGAGTGAATTCTCccaatttcatttatcagtACTTTGCAGTTCCCATCTTGAACGTTTGCATCATTCTTTTATCCATCCCTGCTGTATTTTTACATAAATTTGCCAGGCTTTTGGGGTATGTTTTGGACAAAGTCTGCATTTGATAAAAGGTGACCTTTGGTTTTGGTTGTCTGGCAGACTTGAGTGCTAATAAGCTGAAGGATGAGGTGTTTAATGAGTCCTGTGTATAGAAATAATGATAGATGACTTATTTGGAATTCTACAGACACAGCATGGCCAGGCATGCTGAGGAGTGCCTGGAACTGCACCAGCCTTACACTGGGAAGCTTATTGATTACACAGAGACAGGctacattttaataatttttggaaCAGTGTACTGCCTCAGGTACTAAAATCCATTAGAGGAGGATTATAAACTTTGCTTTAACCTGGATCCTAAATTGTTTCTTGGTATACAGtcaacagcagctctgtgagatCAATCACAGGTACTAAGGCATATAAAAATCaacttgtttcattttaattgctGGTACACCTGACTCTCTGTGAGGCAGCTGTTCATAAAGCTAAATTGCTTTTCTGCCAGACAGGAGTTTCATTTCACTTCGTGGTAGATTTTTGCCTTATACACTTAACCagcattttgctttgctttccccctccttccccctcgCCTAtgattttcatttctctctggataattttcactgttttgCCTTCTCTCCTCATTAGCAGAAGCTGCAGCCTCGCCAGTGAGTCAGCTTTAATAAAGTAGGTGGATTGTTTGAATTATTAGTTGATGTAAAGGTACAGACCTGGAGCTCTTCTTGGTAGTCCCTGTTAACCTGTGCAATGTGAGCAGTTTTGCCTGCAGACTCCTAATCAGCTCATAAAAACTGCTGGCTCTGTTGATGGGTATATTAAGAACAGATAGATCTATTTGAAGTTgtattctgttttctgtttggcTGCATGTTTTTTTTGTAGGGGAATTCTATAAAGCCATTTAGTTTTTTCATTCCTGGTTTTGCATCTCCTGTCAGCCTGTCTTTTGATAGGGAAAAATCCATGTTCAGTTTGTAACAAGTTATTTCCTTGTCTGAAGTTAATCATAGGCTTTAGTATCGGAAAAGGAGGAACACACCTGAGTCTTGACCTCCCACATAATGTATTAAACATGGCTGTTGCCCTCATCTTCTTTCAGCAGAATGGGCTTATAAATACCTACCTGCTGCCCAGCATGGACACAAGATGCTGCTCTGTTCTGAAGAGTATTGGATGCTTTCCCATTTCCAGTCAATTTGAGAATTTTCTGTGTCCTTCAAGAGGCAATTGAAGCTTCTGTATCAGGTCAATACTTTCAGGCTCATAGTAAATGCAGGGAGATAAGAACAAAATTACTGCTTTTTGTTTATTGAAAGGCAGCACTTGCTGGAAAGAGAAGAGGTGAATGCAAGAGACAGGTGAGCAAAACCAGAGCActgaattttgggaaaagagtAATGGTTCCAGCACAACAGTTGTGCAAATGCTGAATTTGTGCATGGCATTACAGTAATGGCCTATTAGGGAAGTAAGTGGTGGCAATTAGGGTGATTTGGACATGATGTCTGTGATTCTGGAGGCAAAGGGAGTCAGTGGCATTGGAGAAAAGATGCACAGCTTTGAGAATTGAACACAGCATATAAAGTAATGTCATATTGTCAAGGACAATTCCAGGAGTACACAGCACTGAGTAattctgtatttatatattttactaAAATTTTTACCCTCATGATAGCCTTGACCCTgtagattttagattttagcaCGCTCTGTGGCTTTTCCAATGGGTTCACTCCTGTGAAAAAATGAAGGGGATTTTTATTCCTATGATTGATTCCCATAATTTCACGAGTTAAGTTCCAATGTTACTTGTCtgtttctgctttatttctcatttttcattcaTGTGCATTCTGTGCCTGTCTTAGTTGCCCCTTCTGTAGCAGGTTTTAAAATGCAGGTTGTAGGTGGAAggggcagagggacagcacACACCTCTCGCTGTGGTGCTGGGAAGCTTGAGAAAAAGGGAGCTCTTCAGAACtcccttttcattttctcctgtctGCACTTAGTAATTTGCACTGacttgggatttttggggtgttggggCAATGAGAAAAGCATTCTATAAGCACAGCCATCTTGCAGATCTCTTGAGATCTTCTGGAGGCTGCAGTCCATTTCAGTGGGCCTCAGTGATTCACATAAAGCACATCccttgcagctgctctgcttctcCTTAAGCTCCTCTTGTCAAGGCTTCTGTGAAAGCagacaaaacccaaaatcctCTCCTGTGGCCTTTTGTCTCCTTCAAAAGGTTGGTAAAGCCACACTTGTGTGTTTCCATGCTGAATTTCTGGAGATTTCATCACTTAGCAATGTGGAACGAGCCTTAGCTCATCCTCTCCTCTCTTGTGTGCCTGCCGAACGCCTTCTTCTGCTGGGTCTGTCTTCAAAGGCAAAGAGGGTTTGCAAAATTCAGCCAGAGTTGAAAGGAGAACCTGCTGTTTGCAGGGATTGTTCTCTCAGTGTTCCTTGGCTGTGGAATGCACTCCCTCGTCGCTCTCAAATAGCCTGAATTTGGTTTACATGgttctgaaataaattaatggcTATCTCAGTGCAACTTAACTCTTAATTACCTGGAAGGACAACATTTTAAACCAGAAGTGAACTTAccctttaaataaagcaccgATTCTCTTCCTTGAAAAAGGCCTGTCAAGTGGTTAGTGGTGTTTAGGTAGATCTCTCCTCCACAGAACTGCCAGATAGTAAAACAAAGACATGATTTAACAGTTTTTCTGTGACTGGGCCAAACTCTGGACAAGTTGTTTTGCTGTAAGAAGGGGCCAAGAATtccttctctgtgtgtgtaatcTGGGAGTCATTGTTGAGAATAATGAGCCGTCTGAATTGGAAGAGCCCCGTGGCTCACCTGGATCAACCAGCTACCATGGTGATGGACATGGTGTAAAAATCTCAGTAAAACAGAACCCTAGGATATTATATTCTCTCTAGTGTTTATTGTAAGTTCCAGGCAAACACTCCCAGAAATGAAAATCTTCTAGCCAATGTTAAATGTAACTCAACCTTGACTTGTGGAATTCATCTTTGGAATGGAAAAATTGTTTGTCTCTGTGTCCAATTAATTCTTGGCTTTCATTTGAAACTGCCAGAGAGTTTGCCAACCCAGTTTTGATGGGTTTTATTTATGTAATATAAATCCTTGTCAGCTTGAGAATTAGTCTCTTATATTCATTGGAAAGGGATTTTATATTCATCAGCAACCTGGATGTTGTACACAGGAGACCCAAAAATGCAAGAATCTGTCTTACCTTATGAGTCAGAGTTAAATGCTCTCTTTGAAGAGCTGTCGACCCTGCATGCCCCATACAGGCAGCAGGTAAACCAATGAAACATTGATTATTTAATAGAAAACAGATACATTATCGTCTTCCTGCCTAAAACCTCTGCTAGGAAGTAAGCTTCCTGAGTTCCTCAACCTGATGAGGAACCCAATGAGGTTTTCAATTTTTCATACTTGCAAGATCTCTCAATTTTTTCTCCAGATGAGAAACAGTAATGACTGTAATGCTTTTGATCAAACACTTAAGACATATTGATGAGTGTTTTGAGAGTTACTGCAAGTTTCCTTTGcggatttttcttggattcaTTCCAACGTTTGGATTAGACCTGTTCTTTCTTGCTGTTGTCAATTTTGCTGTTATGTTCCGGTACATATTTCCCACTCCTAATCTTTCCTTAGcacagaagaggaggaggatgagtgCTGTTCTCACTCCTGGTGTGTGGATATCAATCCTACCCAGAATGTTTTGCCTGAACATCATGCTGAGCTCCCAGCTCTCTAGTGATTTGGTCAAACCTCTAATAAACAGAGTTCTCAGGAGCTGGAGCCTCCTGGTTCGCCATGTGCTTGGCAAGATGCTGGTCTTCCACAGCAGCCTCGGGTATTTGCTTTGGCAGAGTGCCTGGGAAAGGTGATGTGTGTCCAGCAGGGATAAAGAGTGGCTTGAACAGTTTCCTTCTCATAGAGACATTGCTGGGAGTGTGTGACCAGGAATGTGGGCATTCCAGCTCAGGATTTTCACTGATGACATGTGTCCATGTCCTCCAGGAGAAAACTCTGGAAAAAGTCAGGACCAAATCAATATTGCTAGGAATGTGTCTCAATCATGTTTACGGAGAGATTTGAGTTAAAACCTCATTTCATGTTTTGCTTACTTACACAGAATCCTTTTTGCCTACCTATTTAACTGCTTCCAAATAATTCTTACCAAAAGAAGTTGTAGAGTAGGAAGTGTACATCAAAAAAGTGTGAAcggcagaaaaaaattatgctgaCTTTACACCCTTTCCTGAACataatttgtatttctgtattctCTTGTTCTTTAATGTGCTTGAGAGAAAGTGACAATGGAAGAAATAGAACTATAATTTAGTATATAGAAAACTTTAAATTCATTTGCATAATTCTATATGTACGGGGTTCTGAAGGATAAATATGGACAAGCACAGCTAGCTGCCTTTTTCTGCAAGTACACAAGTGTCTGAATGTGTATAATCATTTAATGTAATATATTATTTTCCCATAATGCATAAAATACCTTAGAAGTATAAAATTGTTTGTAGTTTTAGTGCAAACTAATATCAGCAATTGTAGCAGGGAAATAAtagaaagtttaaaataaagttattttaatCTACAAATTACAGGAGCAAACAAAAATAGAAGTGAAGCAATCAAAATGataaaatggagattttttattctaaatcaTCAGTTTAAGATTTTACCCACAGGAAGTATGAAGTCTGCTCTGAAATTACGGAGCTGAATTTCCAGGAATCCCTTTGTTAGAGTAAGGATGTGGGAGTTTGAGCAGGCTGTTGTTGCAGGGGGAATTATCTGGTAGGCAGTGCCCTCCAGGACAGGTGTGCATTATTGGAAATAATGGACACTTtgctctgctcagcctgggcagGATCTCATCCAGAGTCCCTGGGCAGAGTCAGGATGCTGCACTGCAAGGCAAAGTCTGTGCAGAAGGAAGGGAAGCCATAGGAGagcagaaagaagagagagCTCCAAAATCAGCCCTCTGGGGAAAGGCTTCTGGAGCCGCTTCACAGAGAGAAGATAAAGGGATGGTACATGAAAGGTGCTTTCAGCATGGCAAGGGAGAAATTTTGATGTACATCTacagataggaaaaaaaatacacttaaaaTACAATTACATTTATCTTGTACATTGGGAAAACTTCCTAATGGAGAGGTTAATTAAACATTGGAACAAGGCTgagtttaaatgaaaacaagccattctaaataataaaaccaagcagCAGTAAAATCTCAGAAACAGCAAATCAGCTTTGTTTTGGTGTCTGTACCAGTCAAATTCTTTGGCCAGCCAAACAGGACTGTGCAGCTGACTTCTCCTCCAGCCCTTGCTTTGAGGAATGCTTTTGTGAGCTTAAGCAGTGGGAAGGGTGgtgggaggagctggagctcctCCTCTGGCTCCCCACTCTTGGCTTGCAGCACCTTGTTCAGTCCAAACCGCTGTCACAGACCAGACACCGTGGCTGAAGTCAACAGCAGACCACACTTGTCCCCCCAGGCAGGTTCTTGTGGCCACATTGTGGGTGTAATCCTCATGGATTATATAGACTTCCCAGCATTCTGTTAAATCCTAATGGATTTAATGGACTCCTGCCACTGGAGAATTTGTGGTTACACACATAGTACCGAGTGCAGGAGACACTGGGTTGTTTATTGAGATGCTCCCAAGCTGTTGATACCAGGCTGATAAGATTTGTTTTACACAGATAGCTGTGTGGGTCATTAGTGAAGAACTGAAACAGATgattactgaaaataattgaTTTTCAAACTACGGTTCTTTCTCAATTAAAATTATCCTGAGGCACTCAAAAGCTATAATTTAAAGTTGTAATAGAAATACAAGCAAGTCCTCACTTGATATTTTAGATACAAGAACCATTTTGAGTCATGTGAACTGTAAAAAACAACCCTTTTTATAAGAAATTGtctaagtttattttttttattggattaaaattgaatttgttttggttttcaagTGTGTTCCAGTCAGGAAACTGGAGGCCATTTTTTTTATTGGGGAAATAATGGGCACAAAGCCCCACTGCGGTGTCATCAGCTCAGAGTTTTCCATTGGCTTGGATGGCAGCCAAATGTCATTACTCAGTGCCCTAAACATGAGATTTCACCCTGAGAATGGGGGAAACAATATCAGCCCTGGCTCTCCTGAGCTTACTGTGGGCAACCAAGCTGGTCCCTTTAGTTCCAGAGTGCTTTGTGCTTCGTTTGGTAGAGGTAAGTCAGTATATCTGATGAAGAATTTCAATGCTTAGGGCGTGGGGATTGTCTCTTAGAGCTGTTAGACAGCAGCAATATCCACAGTACACATGTGCTGGGAGACATTTCACCCTGCCTCTCTTACCCTTCTGCTTTTGACCCTTGTAGGATTATTCCACCCCAGTTTTAAGACTCCTAATTCTGTTCACTCTTCAGCTTTTTCCCACTTCTCATCTGACTTGGTGAAAAATTTTTGGAGGCTTAATTTTGTGAAATGGAGTTTGTAAAGGGTTGTGGTTATTTGACATGAGAAGTTGCAAGAGAAAATCCGTGTttgcaacaaaaataaattcttactgtcaggaaaattaaatccacaaacgccagaggtttatgtccaaaaaggagacagaggagtcctttttctttattcgaataaagggagaggccatggggcattcccctggggtctctcaaattcttggagggcgcagcctcctttttatcctaattcccggccgcttgtcccttctctctttccccataggctgaggtacttgagaggtacaggcttcccggaacgcctgataccggcggtgataccttcccccccccccccccccatgcataatcccttcttaacttttatagaattcatagtgttcttttagtgtccctttgatcttctactggaatccatcccattgtttctgtcgtctctcactgatagtacaccttatcaactgacccacagcttgtttgtaaagacaaacctgtcattcctctcaatccctcctcttttaatttttgttaataattgtctttacaaactttagttatcattgacttaatttcttgttcttgggtcttttttggctttgcaattatttgcaggggCATCACTCTGTGCCCTTTTGTAGCCATCTCTGGGTCAGTAGGCACTGCTACTACCTGCATTCttttgatcacatgttgaatgagttgtatgaagcaagggatcatgcatggtaaaaagattagagttgctacaacacataagaggaaaaaaagcatttgtttgacccataggccaccaggtaaccatgaaaacatgtcccattcccatcctttccatgtttggaccggtacatgggctaactttcttattccttttgttatttgtttcactacctttccattgtcatctatttgcaaacagcagtttgagtcattaaattttccacacacccccccttcttctgctaataagtAGTCTGATACCAtccgatgttgaaatattgcatttctcatctgagtagactggtcagcaagaaggtcaagagctgtagctgtctggttgattattatttcaaagacagcttgcaacctaattatccgatttagattataaatgggttctctggcacctgatattaattcatttgggttccaggtagctggtccatagtgttgtatgattcgttcaggtggccattcatcttttccccacttttgggtgctctttCCAACCAGGGATGTATCAATGGACCGCTTCtctctaattagatcatcatatactttgattcctaactgatttccctgaacttgtggtagcagaaagaacaatggtctaatATACCCCACATAACATATTCCTGACCAGTTTGGGGGTAGCCTGCGgtaagcattttggccacaaatccagtaatgcccctttagagcccaggtcccattagcgaagggacctttccaattttcatcatcaactggtgggtcaaaatacagcttacttccagggcctagtggtccaccaacaatagttgcctcgccataagaatcacaatatttacatttccaagctCCTACATGAGGCTTCCACTTGCAATcacatcccagatctgttttattagatctggaccagaacttactgaaaagggttcgagttccattccggtgttgccatttccactgatagtctcggacaacatgtgtcggacttgtggaattatctcgggggcagcttaaaaataaagggtcaaaaaacttatcttttttcactgctttacagccttcaaaatctttttggtaattatggaaggaacaccttacccagctaccattagtgagtttaacatgtgtttgattccatctgccttgatatctggaacagtcataaggagggcagttgggggtccaacaatctaaacccaaagataaagtccagtcacaaacgctctttcccacatatgtgcttcctgttctgtttaggcaataaatgcctctttcagaagaatgaagctgccatggacttccttctttgtcccaaaatcctgtttcattatggacttcactcagggtgctaacccaCCATTTAGGCTCGACTGGGCTGGCTACCCATGGCCAGCTTTCAgatccccccggccccccgcagacccaacagttcttaaggttaaaggtttttgctacttgttctcctaaagtaaaaaaattattttcccactttagactccaacttaactgaaaatataaaggtaaaattattaagagagacattctaatagtgttacaatctaatttctaattttcaatttcacgttgtcttctacaccacctgtggcaagtgaaagcacagaaacagtttagcataaagaaagcaatgacagcatggattggctcctagtgtctggagatttgagagtagggatgcccatacagactatttcagcagtcagtctgtgggtaggcactcagggcttcccccgaTGTCGACGCACCAGCTACTGCTCCGGGCCACTCCTGCGGAGTGTCAGTCgcggcttcccatccttctcctccagctgagatgtccaaatctctggagctttagagaccttgactcgagtgtgatgtgtccacccgtgttcagctgtcttgacggctgtttctgtagtcagtaacacctggaaaggtccacgccacttagccaccaggggtgcttctttccactccttaactaggacccagtctcctggttggatattatgcacagcaaagtccaaaggcagggtctgtgtcagctgagcttcctgtcgaagagatttcacaagagacagtatccgagccacatactgttttagatatacatcacttatctctacccccgccccaggctgagaattacaaggataaggaattccaaacatcaattcaaagggagatagttgaatatcttccctaggtctggctcttattcttgctaaagccagtggtaagagccgcagccatggcattttggtttctatcactagcttcagaagatgttttttttatctctccattcatcctttcaacttggcctgagctttggggatgccagggagtgtggaggttccattgtatccctaaagcagtcattactcctttcagaatttttccagtaaaatgagttcctctatctgagtctattgcttctaccatcccatatcttggaattatttgttccaagaatactttaataactgaccctgtggttgctgaaacagcagggaaggcttctggccatcctgttAATTGACATATTATTACCAagagatatttaaatttccccacccggggcatctcagtaaaatcTACCTGGCATCTTTGGAAGGGACGTACGGCCCAAGGCTTTCCACCCCTGGCCAGTTTCTTTGTAgctttgttatttgtcttagcacaaattaaacaaccatcaacagctcgttttgctagaacaaaaagacccacagcaaCATACATCTTGA
Encoded proteins:
- the LOC131578648 gene encoding uncharacterized protein LOC131578648, with protein sequence MSLLIILPLYFQLSWSLKWENNFFTLGEQVAKTFNLKNCWVCGGPGGSESWPWVASPVEPKWWVSTLSEVHNETGFWDKEGSPWQLHSSERGIYCLNRTGSTYVGKSVCDWTLSLGLDCWTPNCPPYDCSRYQGRWNQTHVKLTNGSWVRCSFHNYQKDFEGCKAVKKDKFFDPLFLSCPRDNSTSPTHVVRDYQWKWQHRNGTRTLFSKFWSRSNKTDLGCDCKWKPHVGAWKCKYCDSYGEATIVGGPLGPGSKLYFDPPVDDENWKGPFANGTWALKGHYWICGQNAYRRLPPNWSGICYVGYIRPLFFLLPQVQGNQLGIKVYDDLIREKRSIDTSLVGKSTQKWGKDEWPPERIIQHYGPATWNPNELISGAREPIYNLNRIIRLQAVFEIIINQTATALDLLADQSTQMRNAIFQHRMFCGGEIYLNTTNHLTGLFQGRESVLYLKAFVDSLICTFDLCSVESLEERAIKLLTNVTPSSHAPPENKPFPVEAGVKRQGCDTATDRQTSDAATADLWWDVIMIFPANSAHTLIRGQIATAPGNFTALRVCLTQKKYNLL